The following coding sequences lie in one Acidobacteriota bacterium genomic window:
- the folP gene encoding dihydropteroate synthase, with product PGAHAGTAAAAVSAEEELARIIPVIEGVKRERPSALLSVDTYKSEVARVAVGAGAAIVNDVSGLTWDATMAATLAGLDCGALLMHARGRPDEWKSLPALADPFGEVQRGLEQITLQAARAGIAKERIVLDPGFGFGKRYEENYPLLARFDELHALGYPLAAGTSRKSFLGRLIAGATTGMDVKEDAPPGERLHASVAAAVVTILKGAHIVRVHDVKETVEAVRVADAVLARDRTGS from the coding sequence CCCGGGCGCGCACGCCGGCACCGCCGCAGCTGCGGTCAGCGCGGAGGAAGAGCTGGCACGCATCATCCCGGTCATCGAGGGCGTGAAGCGCGAGCGGCCGTCGGCGCTGCTCTCGGTGGATACCTATAAGAGCGAGGTCGCGCGCGTCGCGGTCGGGGCCGGGGCGGCGATAGTGAACGACGTCAGCGGGCTGACGTGGGATGCGACCATGGCAGCGACGCTGGCGGGACTGGATTGCGGCGCGCTGCTGATGCATGCCCGCGGGCGTCCCGACGAATGGAAGTCGCTGCCTGCGCTCGCCGACCCGTTTGGCGAGGTGCAGCGCGGACTGGAGCAGATCACGCTGCAGGCGGCGCGCGCCGGCATAGCGAAAGAAAGGATCGTCCTCGATCCCGGCTTCGGATTCGGCAAGCGCTATGAGGAGAACTATCCGCTGCTCGCGCGCTTCGACGAGTTGCACGCGCTGGGATATCCGCTGGCCGCGGGCACCTCACGCAAATCGTTCCTCGGCCGCCTCATCGCCGGGGCCACAACCGGCATGGATGTGAAAGAGGACGCGCCGCCCGGCGAACGCTTGCATGCCTCGGTGGCGGCGGCGGTGGTCACCATCCTGAAGGGCGCACACATCGTCCGCGTCCACGACGTCAAGGAGACGGTGGAAGCGGTGCGCGTTGCCGACGCGGTGCTGGCGCGGGACCGCACCGGCTCCTAG